In a genomic window of Deltaproteobacteria bacterium:
- a CDS encoding 5-methyltetrahydropteroyltriglutamate--homocysteine S-methyltransferase has translation MAQRNTPPFRADHVGSLLRPQQLVEAREKMKKGELAIDALKILEDAAIREVVKMQEEIGLRGVTDGDYRRDHWWVDFIEAIEGVVIEGGLPIKFRNAQGEVEYAPPKAVVKSKLGRPRGIATASFAFLKSVASQTAKICIPSPTLVHFRGGRNAIDKVAYPEMEAFFADLACVYNEEFQELKRLGCTYLQIDDTNLAFLCDPHLRENTVKIGEDPDKLPATYAKLINNAIAGLRPEMTVCMHLCRGNYQSSWAAEGGYEPVAEALFNAFDVDGFFLEYDSPRAGDFAPLRFVPKNKKIVLGLVTTKTAQLENPNELKRRIDAASKYVPLENLCLSPQCGFASEMYGNKITLNDEKAKLGLVVKVAEEVWGAAS, from the coding sequence ATGGCGCAGCGTAATACACCGCCCTTCCGAGCAGACCACGTCGGCAGCCTCTTGCGGCCTCAACAACTCGTGGAGGCGCGTGAGAAGATGAAAAAAGGCGAACTCGCCATCGATGCACTCAAAATCCTGGAGGACGCAGCTATCCGCGAGGTCGTGAAGATGCAGGAGGAGATCGGCCTCCGGGGTGTTACCGATGGCGACTATCGCCGCGACCATTGGTGGGTGGATTTTATCGAGGCGATCGAGGGGGTCGTGATTGAAGGCGGCCTCCCGATCAAATTTCGTAACGCGCAAGGCGAAGTCGAATATGCGCCGCCCAAGGCGGTCGTCAAAAGCAAGCTCGGTCGCCCGCGCGGCATTGCCACTGCGAGCTTCGCGTTCCTCAAATCAGTTGCTAGTCAAACGGCGAAGATCTGTATCCCTTCACCGACACTCGTCCATTTCCGCGGCGGGCGCAACGCGATAGACAAAGTCGCCTACCCAGAGATGGAGGCGTTCTTCGCCGATCTCGCGTGCGTGTACAATGAAGAATTCCAAGAACTGAAACGCCTGGGCTGCACCTATCTGCAAATTGACGACACCAACCTGGCGTTCCTGTGCGATCCGCACCTGCGCGAAAACACAGTGAAGATTGGTGAGGACCCGGACAAGCTGCCAGCCACGTATGCCAAACTCATTAACAACGCTATCGCCGGCCTCAGACCCGAGATGACCGTGTGCATGCATCTCTGTCGCGGAAATTATCAAAGCTCGTGGGCAGCCGAGGGCGGCTACGAGCCGGTGGCGGAAGCGCTGTTCAACGCCTTCGATGTGGATGGATTCTTCCTGGAGTACGACAGTCCGAGGGCGGGCGATTTCGCGCCGCTGCGCTTCGTACCCAAGAACAAAAAGATTGTGCTCGGGCTGGTGACAACCAAGACGGCGCAATTAGAGAATCCGAACGAATTGAAGCGTCGGATCGACGCCGCCAGCAAATACGTACCTCTGGAAAACCTGTGCTTGAGTCCCCAATGTGGATTTGCCAGTGAGATGTATGGCAAT
- a CDS encoding transglutaminase domain-containing protein, translating to MAANFYGCTIPEQRADKIHLRSMEQMLEHLLALGGQPLSVARPVNKRLACRCHNFTRFLVAMLRAKRVPARSRCGFGAYFNPPYFEDHWACEYWNAAEARWILVDPQLDEVWQEKLKPDFDILDVPHDRFLTAGDAWAQCRTGKADAAKFGIVFANLRGLWFIAGNLIRDVAALNMMEMLPWDVWGAMPQPDEPIQDDQFEFFDRLAAITCTPDSSFAELRRLYEGDDRLRVPETVFNAKLNCPEAISACNRLQGRRADGPVGKRPRMVAATKLC from the coding sequence GTGGCAGCCAACTTCTACGGCTGCACGATTCCGGAGCAACGTGCGGATAAAATTCATCTTCGCTCTATGGAGCAGATGCTTGAGCACCTCCTCGCGCTGGGCGGCCAGCCGCTGTCGGTCGCTCGACCGGTCAATAAGCGCCTGGCTTGCCGCTGTCATAACTTTACACGCTTTCTGGTCGCGATGTTGCGAGCCAAGAGGGTACCCGCGCGGTCTCGCTGTGGATTCGGCGCGTATTTTAATCCCCCGTACTTTGAAGATCACTGGGCGTGCGAATACTGGAACGCTGCGGAAGCGCGATGGATTCTGGTCGATCCGCAGTTAGACGAAGTGTGGCAGGAGAAACTCAAGCCCGATTTTGACATCCTTGATGTGCCACACGACCGTTTTTTGACCGCAGGTGATGCCTGGGCACAGTGCCGTACGGGGAAGGCCGATGCAGCGAAGTTCGGTATCGTCTTCGCGAATTTGCGGGGACTCTGGTTCATCGCGGGAAACTTGATCCGTGATGTCGCGGCGCTCAACATGATGGAGATGCTGCCGTGGGATGTCTGGGGTGCAATGCCCCAACCCGACGAGCCGATTCAGGATGACCAGTTTGAATTTTTCGATCGGCTGGCCGCGATCACATGCACGCCCGATTCCTCATTCGCCGAATTGCGCAGGCTCTACGAAGGCGACGACCGACTTCGCGTGCCGGAGACCGTCTTCAACGCGAAGCTGAACTGCCCAGAAGCGATTTCAGCATGCAATCGGCTACAAGGTCGTAGAGCTGACGGGCCGGTTGGTAAACGACCTCGCATGGTTGCCGCAACGAAATTGTGCTAG